From a single Oceanobacillus kimchii X50 genomic region:
- a CDS encoding tripartite tricarboxylate transporter permease: MESILLSIEAILNVQTILILLTGVVAGIIIGSIPGFTITMGVALTLPFSFGMEPINGIALMMGVQVGGSSGGLITACLLGIPGTPSAMATTFDGYPMAKSGQPGKALAIGLWSSFVGTIISGIILIFTAPILAEWALAFGPWEMFALMLFGISAIASLSDGSLLKGLIAGSLGLMFSMVGSDPLTAVSRFTFGFTELMAGFNFLPVLIGIFAFSQLMDDIRKPPGQLSLDSSASVSYPILKTIRDLWKSGVNVIRSSLVGTLVGILPAAGGSIANILSYDVAKKFSKKPQEFGKGSKDGLIAAESANNSSIGGSLVPMLSFGIPGDAVTAMMLGALLIHGIQPGPLLMQNQPVLVNGIFISLFIAAILMLIIQSFGIKVFMKINQIPHHLLVPIVLLLCVLGSFAVNNRIFDVWVLLIFGLIGFWMKANKFPLAPFILGIILGPMIEENLRQAVSVSSDLSMFFTRPISAGLIVLSIISMGYGIYSNMKMNKKVEE; the protein is encoded by the coding sequence ATGGAATCTATTTTATTAAGTATTGAAGCGATTTTAAATGTACAAACCATTCTTATCCTGCTTACGGGAGTAGTTGCAGGTATCATTATAGGAAGTATACCCGGCTTCACGATTACCATGGGAGTAGCTTTAACGTTGCCATTTAGTTTTGGAATGGAGCCAATCAATGGAATCGCACTGATGATGGGCGTTCAAGTTGGTGGTAGTTCAGGAGGCTTAATCACGGCTTGTTTATTAGGGATTCCAGGAACTCCTTCAGCGATGGCGACTACGTTTGATGGTTATCCCATGGCAAAAAGTGGACAACCCGGTAAGGCGTTAGCGATTGGATTGTGGTCTTCCTTTGTTGGTACGATTATATCCGGCATTATTTTAATTTTCACTGCACCGATTTTAGCAGAATGGGCACTAGCCTTTGGGCCATGGGAAATGTTTGCTCTCATGTTATTCGGTATTAGTGCCATTGCAAGTCTCAGTGATGGTTCATTGTTAAAAGGCTTAATCGCTGGTAGTTTAGGATTAATGTTTTCGATGGTAGGATCCGATCCGCTTACCGCTGTGTCGCGATTTACCTTCGGGTTCACTGAACTGATGGCTGGGTTTAACTTTCTCCCTGTTCTAATTGGGATATTTGCTTTTTCTCAATTAATGGATGATATACGTAAACCACCAGGCCAATTATCTCTCGATAGCAGTGCTTCAGTTTCTTATCCTATACTTAAAACCATCCGAGACTTATGGAAATCCGGAGTGAATGTGATCCGGTCGAGCCTAGTAGGTACATTAGTAGGTATCTTACCAGCAGCCGGTGGTAGTATTGCCAATATCTTAAGCTATGATGTTGCGAAAAAGTTTTCCAAGAAGCCTCAAGAATTTGGCAAAGGGAGTAAGGATGGATTAATTGCTGCGGAATCTGCGAATAACTCTTCCATAGGTGGTTCGCTTGTACCGATGCTCTCATTCGGGATCCCAGGTGATGCCGTTACGGCAATGATGCTTGGAGCTTTATTAATTCACGGTATTCAACCAGGACCATTGTTAATGCAAAACCAGCCTGTACTTGTGAATGGAATATTTATTTCATTATTCATCGCGGCCATTTTAATGTTGATTATCCAAAGTTTTGGTATCAAAGTTTTTATGAAGATTAACCAAATCCCTCATCATTTATTAGTTCCTATCGTTCTATTATTATGTGTATTAGGAAGTTTTGCTGTAAATAATCGAATCTTTGATGTGTGGGTACTATTAATTTTCGGGCTAATCGGTTTTTGGATGAAGGCGAACAAGTTTCCATTAGCACCATTTATTTTAGGGATTATCTTAGGACCAATGATTGAAGAAAACTTGCGTCAAGCGGTGTCGGTAAGTTCTGATCTGTCTATGTTTTTCACTCGTCCGATCTCAGCAGGTTTAATTGTCTTATCCATAATATCGATGGGTTATGGAATCTATAGTAATATGAAGATGAATAAAAAAGTGGAAGAATAA
- a CDS encoding tripartite tricarboxylate transporter TctB family protein, producing MTSAKRDLLNAILLLGFSGLAYIGSTQIPIQGFGKTEANFFPNIIIAVLVFLSVCLLAHSIYRFTKEPKAKNVSIRNAFRSNKKVIITFGLFAAYVFILPYAGYFIASILFLISLYTVLAPNKNKIILVSLFMIGLVFILYVVFQQVLSVFLPPGILF from the coding sequence TTGACTAGTGCAAAACGTGATTTGTTAAATGCGATTCTCTTGTTAGGGTTCAGTGGGTTAGCTTATATCGGTTCAACTCAAATACCGATTCAAGGATTCGGAAAAACAGAAGCCAATTTCTTTCCAAATATTATTATTGCCGTATTAGTGTTTTTAAGTGTTTGTTTGCTTGCGCATAGTATATATCGCTTCACGAAAGAACCAAAAGCGAAGAACGTATCAATACGTAATGCCTTCCGTAGCAATAAAAAAGTCATCATCACGTTTGGGTTATTCGCAGCATATGTGTTTATCCTGCCATACGCTGGATATTTTATTGCTTCAATCTTATTTTTGATTAGTTTATATACCGTCTTAGCACCCAATAAGAATAAAATTATTCTCGTTAGTTTATTCATGATTGGATTGGTTTTCATATTATATGTGGTATTTCAACAGGTACTATCCGTATTTCTACCTCCTGGCATACTCTTTTAA
- a CDS encoding tripartite tricarboxylate transporter substrate binding protein: protein MKRRLCSVLVLFCLFLLAACSPPSTSSGEQAENYPSKDIQLIVPWDAGGDTDAINRIVAEELEKELNTTVVVKNIAGGSGVVGAQQALQANNDGYTLLAVHDSVAMSQLTGQADFGYFDFEPVSLMTSTYQLVATNPSNPWDSMEEVVADAKENPGQITYGASIGSTSQLEPALIQTASDIEFNIVGYDGTANRMKAVVANDVQLGSVSIAAGKDYMKDDRMKLLGYTGEERHPDLPDVPTLQEQGIDVVNAANRGIVVPKDTPEEIVSKLNEALENVANSDSFKERIDAIGTDVNFKGTEEYVDFLQNNEKDMEESLEKSGLLDK from the coding sequence ATGAAACGTCGTTTATGTAGTGTTTTAGTTCTATTTTGTCTATTTTTATTAGCAGCATGCAGTCCCCCAAGTACGAGCAGCGGGGAACAGGCGGAGAATTATCCTTCTAAAGATATTCAGTTAATTGTACCCTGGGACGCTGGTGGAGATACTGATGCGATTAATCGAATTGTCGCAGAAGAGTTGGAAAAGGAATTAAATACAACGGTTGTCGTGAAGAATATAGCTGGTGGAAGTGGAGTCGTAGGAGCACAACAAGCGCTTCAAGCAAATAACGATGGGTATACACTACTTGCTGTTCATGATTCCGTAGCGATGTCCCAGCTAACCGGACAAGCAGACTTTGGTTACTTTGACTTTGAACCTGTATCTTTAATGACTTCTACATATCAACTCGTTGCTACGAATCCTTCAAATCCGTGGGACTCAATGGAAGAAGTAGTAGCTGATGCAAAAGAAAATCCTGGACAAATAACGTATGGAGCATCGATTGGATCTACCTCCCAGTTAGAACCTGCTTTAATCCAAACAGCGTCAGATATCGAATTTAATATCGTAGGTTACGACGGCACAGCGAACAGAATGAAAGCAGTTGTAGCAAATGACGTACAATTAGGAAGTGTGTCTATTGCTGCAGGTAAGGATTATATGAAAGATGACCGAATGAAATTATTAGGTTATACAGGAGAAGAGAGACATCCTGATTTACCAGATGTACCTACATTACAAGAACAAGGAATTGATGTCGTCAATGCAGCGAACCGTGGAATTGTTGTTCCAAAAGACACACCGGAAGAAATTGTCTCTAAACTAAATGAAGCATTAGAGAATGTGGCTAATAGCGACTCGTTTAAAGAGAGAATAGATGCAATTGGAACAGATGTGAACTTTAAAGGAACAGAGGAATACGTTGATTTCCTGCAAAACAATGAAAAAGACATGGAAGAATCACTAGAAAAAAGTGGCTTACTAGATAAGTAG